A DNA window from Pongo abelii isolate AG06213 chromosome 2, NHGRI_mPonAbe1-v2.0_pri, whole genome shotgun sequence contains the following coding sequences:
- the LAMB2 gene encoding laminin subunit beta-2 isoform X1: protein MELTSREGGRGQPLPWELRLGLLLSVLAATLAQAPAPDVPGCSRGSCYPATGDLLVGRADRLTASSTCGLNGPQPYCIVSHLQDEKKCFLCDSRRPFSARDNPHSHRIQNVVTSFAPQRRAAWWQSENGIPAVTIQLDLEAEFHFTHLIMTFKTFRPAAMLVERSADFGRTWHVYRYFSYDCGADFPGVPLAPPRHWDDVVCESRYSEIEPSTEGEVIYRVLDPAIPVPDPYSSRIQNLLKITNLRVNLTRLHTLGDNLLDPRREIREKYYYALYELVVRGNCFCYGHASECAPAPGAPAHAEGMVHGACICKHNTRGLNCEQCQDFYHDLPWHPAEDGYSHACRKCECHGHTHSCHFDMAVYLASGNVSGGVCDGCQHNTAGRHCELCRPFFYRDPTKDLRDPAVCRSCDCDPMGSQDGGRCDSHDDPALGLVSGQCRCKEHVVGTRCQQCRDGFFGLSISDPLGCRRCQCNARGTVPGSTPCDPSSGSCYCKRLVTGRGCDRCLPGHWGLSHDLLGCRPCDCDVGGALDPQVPYRCDEATGQCHCRQHMVGRRCEQVQPGYFRPFLDHLIWEAEDTRGQVLDVVERLVTPGETPSWTGSGFVRLQEGQTLEFLVASVPKAMDYDLLLRLEPQVPEQWAELELIVQRPGPVPAHSLCGHLVAKDDRIQGTLQPHARYMMFPNPVCLEPGISYKLHLKLVRTGGSAQPETPYSGPGLLIDSLVLLPHVLVLEMFSGGDAAALERRATFERYQCHEEGLVPSKTSPSEACAPLLISLSTLIYNGALPCQCNPQGSLSSECNPHGGQCLCKPGVVGRCCDLCASGYYGFGPTGCQACQCSHEGALSSLCEKTSGQCPCRTGAFGLRCDRCQRGQWGFPSCRPCVCNGHADECNTHTGACLGCRDHTGGEHCERCIAGFHGDPRLPYGGQCRPCPCPEGPGSQRHFATSCHRDEYSQQIVCHCRAGYTGLRCEACAPGHFGDPSRPGGRCQLCECSGNIDPMDPDACDPHTGQCLRCLHHTEGPHCAHCKPGFHGQAARQSCHRCTCNLLGTNPQQCPSPDQCHCDPSSGQCPCLPNVQGPSCDRCAPNFWNLTSGHGCQPCACHPSRARGPTCNEFTGQCHCRAGFGGRTCSECQELHWGDPGLQCRACDCDSRGIDTPQCHRSTGHCSCRPGVSGVRCDQCARGFSGIFPACHPCHACFGDWDRVVQDLAARTRRLEQRAQELQQTGVLGAFESSFWHMQEKLGIVQGIVGARNTSAASTAQLVEATEELRREIGEATEHLTQLEAELTDVQDENFNANHALSGLERDRIALNLTLRQLHQHLDLLKHSNFLGAYDSIRHAHRQSAEAERRANTSALAVPSPVSNSASARHRTEALMDAQKEDFNSKHMANQRALGKLSAHTHTLSLTDINELVCGAPGDAPCATSPCGGASCRDEDGQPRCGGLSCNGAAATADLALGRARHTQAELQRALAEGGSILSRVAETRRQASEAQQRAQAALDKANASRGQVEQANQELRELIQSVKDFLNQEGADPDSIEMVATRVLELSIPASAEQIQHLASAIAERVRSLADVDAILARTVGDVRRAEQLLQDARRARSRAEDEKQKAETVQEALEEAQRAQGVAQGAIRGAVADTQDTEQTLYQVQERMAGAEQALSSAGERARQLDALLEALKLKRAGNSLAASTAEETAGSAQGRAQEAEQLLRGPLGDQYQTVKALAERKAQGVLAAQARAEQLRDEARDLLQAAQDKLQRLQELEGTYEENERALESKAAQLDGLEARMRSVLQAINLQVQIYNTCQ from the exons ATGGAGCTGACCtcaagggaaggagggaggggacagCCTCTGCCCTGGGAACTTCGACTGGGCCTACTGCTAAGCG TGCTGGCTGCCACACTGGCACAGGCCCCTGCCCCGGATGTGCCTGGCTGTTCCAGGGGAAGCTGCTACCCCGCCACGGGCGACCTGCTGGTGGGCCGAGCTGACAGACTGACTGCCTCATCCACCTGTGGCCTGAATGGCCCCCAGCCCTATTGCATCGTCAGTCACCTGCAG GACGAAAAGAAGTGCTTCCTTTGTGACTCCCGGCGCCCCTTCTCTGCTAGAGACAACCCACACAGCCATCGCATCCAGAATGTAGTCACCAGCTTTGCACCACAGCGGCGGGCAGCCTGGTGGCAGTCAGAGAATG GTATCCCTGCGGTCACCATCCAGCTGGACCTGGAGGCTGAGTTTCATTTCACACACCTCATTATGACCTTCAAG ACATTTCGCCCTGCTGCCATGCTGGTGGAACGCTCAGCAGACTTTGGCCGCACCTGGCATGTGTACCGATATTTCTCCTATGACTGTGGGGCTGACTTCCCAGGAGTCCCACTAGCCCCCCCACGGCACTGGGATGATGTAGTCTGTGAGTCCCGCTACTCAGAGATTGAGCCATCCACTGAAGGCGAG GTCATCTATCGTGTGCTGGACCCTGCCATCCCTGTCCCAGACCCCTACAGCTCACGGATTCAGA aCCTGTTGAAGATCACCAACCTACGGGTGAACCTGACTCGTCTACACACGTTGGGAGACAACCTACTCGACCCACGGAGGGAGATCCGAGAGAAGTACTACTATGCCCTCTATGAGCTGGTTGTACGTGGCAACTGCTTCTGCTACGGACACGCCTCAGAGTGTGCACCCGCCCCAGGGGCACCAGCCCATGCCGAGGGCATG GTTCACGGAGCTTGCATCTGCAAACACAACACACGTGGCCTCAACTGTGAGCAGTGTCAGGATTTCTATCATGACCTGCCCTGGCATCCAGCTGAGGACGGCTATAGTCATGCCTGTAGGA AGTGTGAGTGCCATGGGCACACCCACAGCTGCCACTTCGACATGGCCGTATACCTGGCATCTGGCAACGTGAGTGGAGGTGTGTGTGATGGATGTCAGCATAACACAGCTGGGCGCCACTGTGAGCTCTGTCGGCCCTTCTTCTACCGTGACCCAACCAAGGACCTGCGGGATCCGGCTGTGTGCCGCT CCTGTGATTGTGACCCCATGGGTTCTCAAGACGGTGGTCGCTGTGATTCCCATGATGACCCTGCACTGGGACTGGTCTCCGGCCAGTGTCGCTGCAAAGAACATGTGGTGGGCACTCGCTGCCAGCAATGCCGTGATGGCTTCTTTGGGCTTAGCATCAGTGACCCTCTGGGCTGCCGGC GATGTCAATGTAATGCACGGGGCACAGTGCCTGGGAGCACTCCTTGTGACCCCAGCAGTGGATCCTGTTACTGCAAACGTCTAGTGACTGGACGTGGATGTGACCGCTGCCTG CCTGGCCACTGGGGCCTGAGCCACGACCTGCTTGGCTGCCGCCCCTGTGACTGCGACGTGGGTGGTGCCTTGGATCCCCA AGTTCCCTACAGGTGTGATGAGGCCACAGGTCAATGCCACTGCCGCCAGCACATGGTTGGGCGACGCTGTGAGCAGGTGCAACCTGGCTACTTCCGGCCCTTCCTGGACCAcctaatttgggaggctgaggacacCCGAGGGCAG GTGCTCGATGTGGTGGAGCGCCTGGTGACCCCTGGGGAAACTCCATCCTGGACTGGCTCAGGCTTTGTGCGGCTACAGGAAGGTCAGACCCTGGAGTTCCTGGTGGCCTCTGTGCCGAAGGCCATGGACTATGACCTGCTGCTGCGCTTAGAGCCCCAG GTCCCTGAGCAATGGGCAGAGTTGGAACTGATTGTGCAGCGTCCAGGGCCTGTGCCTGCCCACAGCCTGTGTGGGCATTTGGTGGCCAAGGATGACCGCATCCAAGGGACTCTGCAACCACACGCCAG GTACATGATGTTTCCTAATCCTGTCTGCCTTGAGCCTGGTATCTCCTACAAGCTGCATCTGAAGCTGGTACGGACAGGGGGAAGTGCCCAGCCTGAGACTCCCTACTCTGGACCTGGCCTGCTCATTGACTCG CTGGTGCTGCTGCCCCATGTCCTGGTGCTAGAGATGTTTAGTGGGGGTGATGCTGCTGCCCTGGAGCGCCGGGCCACCTTTGAACGCTACCAATGCCATGAGGAGGGTCTGGTGCCCAGCAAGACTTCTCCCTCTGAGGCCTGCGCGCCCCTCCTCATCAGCCTGTCCACCCTTATCTACAATGGTGCCCTGC CATGTCAGTGCAACCCTCAAGGTTCACTGAGTTCTGAGTGCAACCCTCATGGTGGTCAGTGCCTGTGCAAGCCTGGAGTGGTTGGGCGCTGCTGTGACCTCTGTGCCTCTGGCTACTATGGCTTTGGCCCCACAGGCTGTCAAG CCTGCCAGTGCAGCCATGAGGGGGCACTCAGCAGTCTCTGTGAAAAGACCAGTGGGCAATGTCCCTGTCGAACTGGTGCCTTTGGGCTTCGCTGTGACCGCTGCCAGCGTGGCCAGTGGGGATTCCCTAGCTGCCGGCCATGTGTCTGCAATGGGCATGCAGATGAGTGCAACACCCACACAGGCGCTTGCCTGGGCTGCCGTGATCACACAGGGGGTGAGCACTGTGAAAG GTGCATTGCTGGTTTCCATGGGGACCCACGGCTGCCATATGGGGGCCAGTGCCGGCCCTGTCCCTGTCCTGAAGGCCCTGGGAGCCAACGGCACTTTGCTACTTCTTGCCACCGGGATGAATATTCCCAGCAGATTGTGTGCCACTGCCGGGCAGGCTACACGG GGCTGCGATGTGAAGCTTGTGCCCCTGGGCACTTTGGGGACCCATCAAGGCCAGGTGGCCGGTGCCAACTGTGTGAGTGCAGTGGGAACATTGACCCAATGGATCCTGATGCCTGTGACCCCCACACGGGGCAATGCCTGCGCTGTTTACACCACACAGAGGGTCCACACTGTGCCCACTGCAAGCCTGGCTTCCATGGGCAGGCTGCCCGACAGAGCTGTCACC GCTGCACATGCAATCTGCTGGGCACAAATCCCCAGCAGTGCCCATCTCCTGACCAGTGCCACTGTGATCCAAGCAGTGGGCAGTGCCCATGCCTCCCCAATGTCCAGGGCCCTAGCTGTGACCGCTGTGCCCCCAACTTCTGGAACCTCACCAGCGGCCATGGTTGCCAGCCTTGTGCCTGCCACCCAAGCCGGGCCAGAGGCCCCACCTGCAATGAG TTCACAGGGCAGTGCCACTGCCGTGCAGGCTTTGGAGGGCGGACTTGTTCTGAGTGCCAAGAGCTCCACTGGGGAGACCCTGGGTTGCAGTGCCGTG CCTGTGATTGTGACTCTCGTGGAATAGATACACCTCAGTGTCACCGCTCCACAGGCCACTGCAGCTGCCGCCCAGGGGTGTCTGGTGTGCGCTGTGACCAGTGTGCCCGTGGCTTCTCAGGAATCTTTCCTGCCTGCCATCCCTGCCATGCATGCTTCGGGGATTGGGACCGAGTGGTGCAGGACTTGGCTGCCCGTACACGGCGCCTAGAGCAGCGGGCGCAGGAGTTGCAGCAGACGGGTGTGCTGGGTGCCTTTGAGAGCAGCTTCTGGCATATGCAGGAGAAGCTGGGCATTGTGCAGGGCATCGTAGGTGCCCGCAACACCTCAGCCGCCTCCACCGCACAGCTTGTGGAGGCCACAGAGGAGCTGCG GCGTGAAATTGGGGAGGCCACTGAGCACCTGACTCAGCTCGAGGCAGAGCTGACAGATGTGCAAGATGAGAACTTCAATGCCAACCATGCACTAAGCGGTCTGGAGCGAGACAGGATTGCACTTAATCTCACACTGCGGCAGCTCCACCAGCATCTTGACTTGCTCAAACATTCAAACTTCCTGG GTGCCTATGACAGCATCCGGCATGCCCATAGGCAGTCTGCAGAGGCAGAACGTCGTGCCAATACCTCAGCCCTGGCAGTACCTAGCCCTGTGAGCAATTCGGCAAGTGCTCGGCATCGGACAGAGGCACTGATGGATGCTCAGAAGGAGGACTTCAACAGCAAACACATGGCCAACCAGCGGGCACTCGGCAAGCTCTCTGCCCATACCCACACCCTAAGCCTAACAGACATAAATGAGCTG GTGTGTGGGGCACCAGGGGATGCACCCTGTGCTACAAGCCCTTGTGGGGGTGCCAGCTGTCGAGATGAGGATGGGCAGCCCCGCTGTGGGGGCCTCAGCTGCAATGGGGCAGCGGCTACAGCAGACCTAGCACTGGGCCGGGCCCGGCACACACAGGCAGAGCTGCAGCGGGCACTGGCAGAAGGTGGTAGCATCCTCAGCAGAGTGGCTGAGACTCGTCGGCAGGCAAGCGAGGCACAGCAGCGGGCCCAGGCAGCCCTGGACAAGGCTAATGCTTCCAGGGGACAGGTGGAACAGGCCAACCAGGAACTTCGAGAACTTATCCAGAGTGTGAAAGACTTCCTCAACC AGGAGGGGGCTGATCCTGATAGCATTGAAATGGTGGCCACACGGGTGCTAGAGCTCTCCATCCCAGCTTCAGCTGAGCAGATCCAGCACCTGGCAAGTGCAATTGCAGAGCGAGTCCGGAGCCTGGCGGATGTGGACGCGATCCTGGCACGTACTGTAGGAGATGTGCGTCGTGCCGAGCAGCTACTGCAGGATGCACGGCGGGCAAG GAGCCGGGCTGAGGATGAGAAACAGAAGGCAGAGACAGTACAGGAAGCACTGGAGGAGGCCCAGCGGGCACAGGGTGTTGCCCAGGGTGCCATCCGGGGGGCAGTGGCTGACACACAGGACACAGAGCAGACCCTGTACCAG GTACAGGAGAGGATGGCAGGTGCAGAGCAGGCACTGAGCTCTGCAGGTGAAAGGGCTCGGCAGTTGGATGCTCTCCTGGAGGCTCTGAAATTGAAACGGGCGGGAAATAGTCTGGCAGCCTCTACAGCAGAAGAAACAGCAGGCAGTGCCCAGGGTcgtgcccaggaggctgagcag CTGCTACGGGGCCCTCTGGGTGATCAGTACCAGACGGTGAAGGCCCTGGCTGAGCGCAAGGCCCAGGGTGTGCTGGCTGCACAGGCAAGGGCAGAACAACTGCGGGATGAGGCTCGGGACCTGTTGCAAGCCGCTCAGGACAAGCTGCAGCGGCTACAGG AATTGGAAGGCACCTATGAGGAAAATGAGCGGGCACTGGAGAGTAAGGCAGCCCAGCTGGACGGGTTGGAGGCCAGGATGCGCAGCGTGCTTCAAGCCATCAACTTGCAGGTGCAGATCTACAACACCTGCCAGTGA
- the LAMB2 gene encoding laminin subunit beta-2 isoform X2 produces MELTSREGGRGQPLPWELRLGLLLSVLAATLAQAPAPDVPGCSRGSCYPATGDLLVGRADRLTASSTCGLNGPQPYCIVSHLQDEKKCFLCDSRRPFSARDNPHSHRIQNVVTSFAPQRRAAWWQSENGIPAVTIQLDLEAEFHFTHLIMTFKTFRPAAMLVERSADFGRTWHVYRYFSYDCGADFPGVPLAPPRHWDDVVCESRYSEIEPSTEGEVIYRVLDPAIPVPDPYSSRIQNLLKITNLRVNLTRLHTLGDNLLDPRREIREKYYYALYELVVRGNCFCYGHASECAPAPGAPAHAEGMVHGACICKHNTRGLNCEQCQDFYHDLPWHPAEDGYSHACRKCECHGHTHSCHFDMAVYLASGNVSGGVCDGCQHNTAGRHCELCRPFFYRDPTKDLRDPAVCRSCDCDPMGSQDGGRCDSHDDPALGLVSGQCRCKEHVVGTRCQQCRDGFFGLSISDPLGCRRCQCNARGTVPGSTPCDPSSGSCYCKRLVTGRGCDRCLPGHWGLSHDLLGCRPCDCDVGGALDPQCDEATGQCHCRQHMVGRRCEQVQPGYFRPFLDHLIWEAEDTRGQVLDVVERLVTPGETPSWTGSGFVRLQEGQTLEFLVASVPKAMDYDLLLRLEPQVPEQWAELELIVQRPGPVPAHSLCGHLVAKDDRIQGTLQPHARYMMFPNPVCLEPGISYKLHLKLVRTGGSAQPETPYSGPGLLIDSLVLLPHVLVLEMFSGGDAAALERRATFERYQCHEEGLVPSKTSPSEACAPLLISLSTLIYNGALPCQCNPQGSLSSECNPHGGQCLCKPGVVGRCCDLCASGYYGFGPTGCQACQCSHEGALSSLCEKTSGQCPCRTGAFGLRCDRCQRGQWGFPSCRPCVCNGHADECNTHTGACLGCRDHTGGEHCERCIAGFHGDPRLPYGGQCRPCPCPEGPGSQRHFATSCHRDEYSQQIVCHCRAGYTGLRCEACAPGHFGDPSRPGGRCQLCECSGNIDPMDPDACDPHTGQCLRCLHHTEGPHCAHCKPGFHGQAARQSCHRCTCNLLGTNPQQCPSPDQCHCDPSSGQCPCLPNVQGPSCDRCAPNFWNLTSGHGCQPCACHPSRARGPTCNEFTGQCHCRAGFGGRTCSECQELHWGDPGLQCRACDCDSRGIDTPQCHRSTGHCSCRPGVSGVRCDQCARGFSGIFPACHPCHACFGDWDRVVQDLAARTRRLEQRAQELQQTGVLGAFESSFWHMQEKLGIVQGIVGARNTSAASTAQLVEATEELRREIGEATEHLTQLEAELTDVQDENFNANHALSGLERDRIALNLTLRQLHQHLDLLKHSNFLGAYDSIRHAHRQSAEAERRANTSALAVPSPVSNSASARHRTEALMDAQKEDFNSKHMANQRALGKLSAHTHTLSLTDINELVCGAPGDAPCATSPCGGASCRDEDGQPRCGGLSCNGAAATADLALGRARHTQAELQRALAEGGSILSRVAETRRQASEAQQRAQAALDKANASRGQVEQANQELRELIQSVKDFLNQEGADPDSIEMVATRVLELSIPASAEQIQHLASAIAERVRSLADVDAILARTVGDVRRAEQLLQDARRARSRAEDEKQKAETVQEALEEAQRAQGVAQGAIRGAVADTQDTEQTLYQVQERMAGAEQALSSAGERARQLDALLEALKLKRAGNSLAASTAEETAGSAQGRAQEAEQLLRGPLGDQYQTVKALAERKAQGVLAAQARAEQLRDEARDLLQAAQDKLQRLQELEGTYEENERALESKAAQLDGLEARMRSVLQAINLQVQIYNTCQ; encoded by the exons ATGGAGCTGACCtcaagggaaggagggaggggacagCCTCTGCCCTGGGAACTTCGACTGGGCCTACTGCTAAGCG TGCTGGCTGCCACACTGGCACAGGCCCCTGCCCCGGATGTGCCTGGCTGTTCCAGGGGAAGCTGCTACCCCGCCACGGGCGACCTGCTGGTGGGCCGAGCTGACAGACTGACTGCCTCATCCACCTGTGGCCTGAATGGCCCCCAGCCCTATTGCATCGTCAGTCACCTGCAG GACGAAAAGAAGTGCTTCCTTTGTGACTCCCGGCGCCCCTTCTCTGCTAGAGACAACCCACACAGCCATCGCATCCAGAATGTAGTCACCAGCTTTGCACCACAGCGGCGGGCAGCCTGGTGGCAGTCAGAGAATG GTATCCCTGCGGTCACCATCCAGCTGGACCTGGAGGCTGAGTTTCATTTCACACACCTCATTATGACCTTCAAG ACATTTCGCCCTGCTGCCATGCTGGTGGAACGCTCAGCAGACTTTGGCCGCACCTGGCATGTGTACCGATATTTCTCCTATGACTGTGGGGCTGACTTCCCAGGAGTCCCACTAGCCCCCCCACGGCACTGGGATGATGTAGTCTGTGAGTCCCGCTACTCAGAGATTGAGCCATCCACTGAAGGCGAG GTCATCTATCGTGTGCTGGACCCTGCCATCCCTGTCCCAGACCCCTACAGCTCACGGATTCAGA aCCTGTTGAAGATCACCAACCTACGGGTGAACCTGACTCGTCTACACACGTTGGGAGACAACCTACTCGACCCACGGAGGGAGATCCGAGAGAAGTACTACTATGCCCTCTATGAGCTGGTTGTACGTGGCAACTGCTTCTGCTACGGACACGCCTCAGAGTGTGCACCCGCCCCAGGGGCACCAGCCCATGCCGAGGGCATG GTTCACGGAGCTTGCATCTGCAAACACAACACACGTGGCCTCAACTGTGAGCAGTGTCAGGATTTCTATCATGACCTGCCCTGGCATCCAGCTGAGGACGGCTATAGTCATGCCTGTAGGA AGTGTGAGTGCCATGGGCACACCCACAGCTGCCACTTCGACATGGCCGTATACCTGGCATCTGGCAACGTGAGTGGAGGTGTGTGTGATGGATGTCAGCATAACACAGCTGGGCGCCACTGTGAGCTCTGTCGGCCCTTCTTCTACCGTGACCCAACCAAGGACCTGCGGGATCCGGCTGTGTGCCGCT CCTGTGATTGTGACCCCATGGGTTCTCAAGACGGTGGTCGCTGTGATTCCCATGATGACCCTGCACTGGGACTGGTCTCCGGCCAGTGTCGCTGCAAAGAACATGTGGTGGGCACTCGCTGCCAGCAATGCCGTGATGGCTTCTTTGGGCTTAGCATCAGTGACCCTCTGGGCTGCCGGC GATGTCAATGTAATGCACGGGGCACAGTGCCTGGGAGCACTCCTTGTGACCCCAGCAGTGGATCCTGTTACTGCAAACGTCTAGTGACTGGACGTGGATGTGACCGCTGCCTG CCTGGCCACTGGGGCCTGAGCCACGACCTGCTTGGCTGCCGCCCCTGTGACTGCGACGTGGGTGGTGCCTTGGATCCCCA GTGTGATGAGGCCACAGGTCAATGCCACTGCCGCCAGCACATGGTTGGGCGACGCTGTGAGCAGGTGCAACCTGGCTACTTCCGGCCCTTCCTGGACCAcctaatttgggaggctgaggacacCCGAGGGCAG GTGCTCGATGTGGTGGAGCGCCTGGTGACCCCTGGGGAAACTCCATCCTGGACTGGCTCAGGCTTTGTGCGGCTACAGGAAGGTCAGACCCTGGAGTTCCTGGTGGCCTCTGTGCCGAAGGCCATGGACTATGACCTGCTGCTGCGCTTAGAGCCCCAG GTCCCTGAGCAATGGGCAGAGTTGGAACTGATTGTGCAGCGTCCAGGGCCTGTGCCTGCCCACAGCCTGTGTGGGCATTTGGTGGCCAAGGATGACCGCATCCAAGGGACTCTGCAACCACACGCCAG GTACATGATGTTTCCTAATCCTGTCTGCCTTGAGCCTGGTATCTCCTACAAGCTGCATCTGAAGCTGGTACGGACAGGGGGAAGTGCCCAGCCTGAGACTCCCTACTCTGGACCTGGCCTGCTCATTGACTCG CTGGTGCTGCTGCCCCATGTCCTGGTGCTAGAGATGTTTAGTGGGGGTGATGCTGCTGCCCTGGAGCGCCGGGCCACCTTTGAACGCTACCAATGCCATGAGGAGGGTCTGGTGCCCAGCAAGACTTCTCCCTCTGAGGCCTGCGCGCCCCTCCTCATCAGCCTGTCCACCCTTATCTACAATGGTGCCCTGC CATGTCAGTGCAACCCTCAAGGTTCACTGAGTTCTGAGTGCAACCCTCATGGTGGTCAGTGCCTGTGCAAGCCTGGAGTGGTTGGGCGCTGCTGTGACCTCTGTGCCTCTGGCTACTATGGCTTTGGCCCCACAGGCTGTCAAG CCTGCCAGTGCAGCCATGAGGGGGCACTCAGCAGTCTCTGTGAAAAGACCAGTGGGCAATGTCCCTGTCGAACTGGTGCCTTTGGGCTTCGCTGTGACCGCTGCCAGCGTGGCCAGTGGGGATTCCCTAGCTGCCGGCCATGTGTCTGCAATGGGCATGCAGATGAGTGCAACACCCACACAGGCGCTTGCCTGGGCTGCCGTGATCACACAGGGGGTGAGCACTGTGAAAG GTGCATTGCTGGTTTCCATGGGGACCCACGGCTGCCATATGGGGGCCAGTGCCGGCCCTGTCCCTGTCCTGAAGGCCCTGGGAGCCAACGGCACTTTGCTACTTCTTGCCACCGGGATGAATATTCCCAGCAGATTGTGTGCCACTGCCGGGCAGGCTACACGG GGCTGCGATGTGAAGCTTGTGCCCCTGGGCACTTTGGGGACCCATCAAGGCCAGGTGGCCGGTGCCAACTGTGTGAGTGCAGTGGGAACATTGACCCAATGGATCCTGATGCCTGTGACCCCCACACGGGGCAATGCCTGCGCTGTTTACACCACACAGAGGGTCCACACTGTGCCCACTGCAAGCCTGGCTTCCATGGGCAGGCTGCCCGACAGAGCTGTCACC GCTGCACATGCAATCTGCTGGGCACAAATCCCCAGCAGTGCCCATCTCCTGACCAGTGCCACTGTGATCCAAGCAGTGGGCAGTGCCCATGCCTCCCCAATGTCCAGGGCCCTAGCTGTGACCGCTGTGCCCCCAACTTCTGGAACCTCACCAGCGGCCATGGTTGCCAGCCTTGTGCCTGCCACCCAAGCCGGGCCAGAGGCCCCACCTGCAATGAG TTCACAGGGCAGTGCCACTGCCGTGCAGGCTTTGGAGGGCGGACTTGTTCTGAGTGCCAAGAGCTCCACTGGGGAGACCCTGGGTTGCAGTGCCGTG CCTGTGATTGTGACTCTCGTGGAATAGATACACCTCAGTGTCACCGCTCCACAGGCCACTGCAGCTGCCGCCCAGGGGTGTCTGGTGTGCGCTGTGACCAGTGTGCCCGTGGCTTCTCAGGAATCTTTCCTGCCTGCCATCCCTGCCATGCATGCTTCGGGGATTGGGACCGAGTGGTGCAGGACTTGGCTGCCCGTACACGGCGCCTAGAGCAGCGGGCGCAGGAGTTGCAGCAGACGGGTGTGCTGGGTGCCTTTGAGAGCAGCTTCTGGCATATGCAGGAGAAGCTGGGCATTGTGCAGGGCATCGTAGGTGCCCGCAACACCTCAGCCGCCTCCACCGCACAGCTTGTGGAGGCCACAGAGGAGCTGCG GCGTGAAATTGGGGAGGCCACTGAGCACCTGACTCAGCTCGAGGCAGAGCTGACAGATGTGCAAGATGAGAACTTCAATGCCAACCATGCACTAAGCGGTCTGGAGCGAGACAGGATTGCACTTAATCTCACACTGCGGCAGCTCCACCAGCATCTTGACTTGCTCAAACATTCAAACTTCCTGG GTGCCTATGACAGCATCCGGCATGCCCATAGGCAGTCTGCAGAGGCAGAACGTCGTGCCAATACCTCAGCCCTGGCAGTACCTAGCCCTGTGAGCAATTCGGCAAGTGCTCGGCATCGGACAGAGGCACTGATGGATGCTCAGAAGGAGGACTTCAACAGCAAACACATGGCCAACCAGCGGGCACTCGGCAAGCTCTCTGCCCATACCCACACCCTAAGCCTAACAGACATAAATGAGCTG GTGTGTGGGGCACCAGGGGATGCACCCTGTGCTACAAGCCCTTGTGGGGGTGCCAGCTGTCGAGATGAGGATGGGCAGCCCCGCTGTGGGGGCCTCAGCTGCAATGGGGCAGCGGCTACAGCAGACCTAGCACTGGGCCGGGCCCGGCACACACAGGCAGAGCTGCAGCGGGCACTGGCAGAAGGTGGTAGCATCCTCAGCAGAGTGGCTGAGACTCGTCGGCAGGCAAGCGAGGCACAGCAGCGGGCCCAGGCAGCCCTGGACAAGGCTAATGCTTCCAGGGGACAGGTGGAACAGGCCAACCAGGAACTTCGAGAACTTATCCAGAGTGTGAAAGACTTCCTCAACC AGGAGGGGGCTGATCCTGATAGCATTGAAATGGTGGCCACACGGGTGCTAGAGCTCTCCATCCCAGCTTCAGCTGAGCAGATCCAGCACCTGGCAAGTGCAATTGCAGAGCGAGTCCGGAGCCTGGCGGATGTGGACGCGATCCTGGCACGTACTGTAGGAGATGTGCGTCGTGCCGAGCAGCTACTGCAGGATGCACGGCGGGCAAG GAGCCGGGCTGAGGATGAGAAACAGAAGGCAGAGACAGTACAGGAAGCACTGGAGGAGGCCCAGCGGGCACAGGGTGTTGCCCAGGGTGCCATCCGGGGGGCAGTGGCTGACACACAGGACACAGAGCAGACCCTGTACCAG GTACAGGAGAGGATGGCAGGTGCAGAGCAGGCACTGAGCTCTGCAGGTGAAAGGGCTCGGCAGTTGGATGCTCTCCTGGAGGCTCTGAAATTGAAACGGGCGGGAAATAGTCTGGCAGCCTCTACAGCAGAAGAAACAGCAGGCAGTGCCCAGGGTcgtgcccaggaggctgagcag CTGCTACGGGGCCCTCTGGGTGATCAGTACCAGACGGTGAAGGCCCTGGCTGAGCGCAAGGCCCAGGGTGTGCTGGCTGCACAGGCAAGGGCAGAACAACTGCGGGATGAGGCTCGGGACCTGTTGCAAGCCGCTCAGGACAAGCTGCAGCGGCTACAGG AATTGGAAGGCACCTATGAGGAAAATGAGCGGGCACTGGAGAGTAAGGCAGCCCAGCTGGACGGGTTGGAGGCCAGGATGCGCAGCGTGCTTCAAGCCATCAACTTGCAGGTGCAGATCTACAACACCTGCCAGTGA